A window of the Brassica napus cultivar Da-Ae chromosome C5, Da-Ae, whole genome shotgun sequence genome harbors these coding sequences:
- the LOC106346492 gene encoding KH domain-containing protein HEN4-like yields the protein MASSTVRNVHGKRSSFQSEFTGNGASKRRNLHDETDRNVIGSEDTVYRYLCPVKKTGSIIGKGGEIAKQIRSETKSNMRINEALPGCEERVVTIYSTSDELNHFGDDGEIVCPALDALFKVHDMIVAEVDEDDDDDLGDKQTVTVRMLVPSDQIGCVIGNGGQVIQNLRNETNAQIRVIKDNLPACALTLSHDELLQIIGEPLIVREALYQVASLLHDNPSRFQHSLLSSQSTLMHQPSTISRRNHAARRDLADATEFCVCFICPAENVGGVIGKGGGFINQIRQETGATIRVTTSESEEDDSIIFISSKEFYEDQSPTVNAAIRLQERCSEKVGKDTNDSTISTRLLVSSSNIGCLIGKGGAVISEMRSVTRANIRILQKENVPNIAREDEEMVQITGNPDAAMKALTQVILRLRANAFDMNHGLVLLPTSFPYISQVSGSSNKPKYAKRDGSKDQDYGRLNLNSKRRNHVS from the exons ATGGCTAGTAGTACTGTAAGGAACGTGCATGGTAAGAGATCTAGTTTCCAATCTGAGTTTACTGGAAACGGAGCAAGCAAGAGAAGAAACCTTCACGATGAGACAGATCGCAATGTCATTGGTTCTGAAGACACCGTGTACCGTTACTTGTGCCCTGTTAAGAAAACAGGGAGCATTATCGGCAAGGGCGGTGAGATCGCGAAGCAGATAAGGTCCGAGACAAAGTCAAACATGAGGATCAACGAGGCTTTGCCAGGTTGCGAGGAGCGCGTTGTTACCATATATTCCACTAGTGATGAGTTGAACCATTTTGGAGACGATGGGGAGATCGTTTGTCCTGCTTTGGATGCTCTTTTCAAGGTTCATGACATGATTGTAGCCGaggttgatgaagatgatgatgatgatcttggCGATAAACAAACGGTTACTGTGAGGATGCTTGTGCCTTCGGACCAGATAGGTTGTGTTATCGGGAACGGAGGGCAAGTGATTCAGAATCTGCGTAACGAGACCAATGCTCAGATTCGTGTCATTAAAGATAATCTACCTGCGTGTGCTTTGACTTTGAGCCATGATGAGCTTCTTCAG ataATTGGAGAGCCTTTGATTGTAAGAGAGGCTCTTTATCAAGTTGCTTCACTTCTTCATGATAATCCGTCACGATTTCAACACTCTCTTCTGTCTTCTCAAAGTACATTAATGCATCAGCCATCAACGATCTCTCGCAGAAATCACGCTGCACGTAGAGATTTAGCAGATGCAACGGAGTTTTGTGTTTGTTTCATCTGTCCAGCTGAAAACGTCGGAGGTGTGATAGGAAAAGGAGGTGGTTTCATCAATCAGATCAGGCAAGAAACTGGTGCAACCATTAGAGTCACTACCTCAGAAAGTGAAGAAGATGATAGCATCATTTTCATATCATCAAAAGAG TTCTATGAAGACCAATCACCAACGGTGAATGCAGCCATACGTTTACAAGAGCGATGCAGTGAGAAAGTTGgtaaagatacaaatgattcaACAATCTCCACTCGTCTACTTGTGTCGAGTTCCAATATCGGATGCCTAATTGGGAAAGGTGGTGCTGTTATATCCGAGATGAGGAGTGTGACACGAGCTAATATCCGTATTCTTCAAAAGGAAAATGTACCAAATATTGCTCGTGAAGATGAGGAGATGGTTCAG attacaggaaatcctGATGCAGCTATGAAAGCTCTTACGCAAGTAATCTTACGGTTAAGAGCTAACGCTTTCGATATGAATCATGGACTTGTCTTGCTACCCACATCTTTTCCATACATCTCTCAAGTATCCGGAAGTTCAAACAAACCCAAATACGCAAAACGTGATGGTTCCAAAGATCAAGACTACGGTAGACTG AATTTGAATTCCAAGAGAAGAAACCATGTTTCTTAA